The Caldisalinibacter kiritimatiensis genomic sequence ATCTATTATTTCATATTCTACATCTTCAACTATTTTTTCTCTATCTTTATCTTCTTGATTTTTATTTGAGTTGTTATTTGCATATTCATCAAGTTTTTCTGATATCTTACCTATTACAAATAATAATAGTACTAAATCATCTACAACAGATAATCCTAATACTGGAGCTGGTATTAA encodes the following:
- a CDS encoding YkvA family protein, giving the protein MSFIGKLMTAIKFLFDKDVPMRKKLWIILPALYILSPIDLIPAPVLGLSVVDDLVLLLFVIGKISEKLDEYANNNSNKNQEDKDREKIVEDVEYEIIDEEK